In the genome of Phycisphaerae bacterium, the window CGGACAACGAATTCGATTATTCGGCACTCGAGAAGCGGCTGGGGGTATCACGCCGTACCTTCCTGAAGTTCTGTGCCGGGGTGGCCGCGTCGCTCGGCCTCGGTAACAACGCGGCCCACGCGATGGCCGAGGCGGTT includes:
- a CDS encoding twin-arginine translocation signal domain-containing protein; this translates as MADNEFDYSALEKRLGVSRRTFLKFCAGVAASLGLGNNAAHAMAEAV